The sequence AGGAGAACACCACCCGCCCGTCGTACTCCACCGTCCACCGGGCCCGCGAGTCCTGCGCCCTGGCCGTCATCCCGCGCGGTACGAACCGATGGCGCGTCACAAAGGCGTCCAACTCGCCAGGGGCGGCTCCGGGCACGGGCACCAGGGCCACTACGGGGGTAAGGCCGTCGGCCAGAGGAAGCCCGATGGGCACCGCCTCCACGGATGGCATCCCTTCCCCGCCCCCCACTACCAACACCCTGCGCGAACCGCCGGATCCGCCCGGCATCACGCGTCACCGTCCTGGATCCGCCGCTCGCACTCAGCGGCGAGCGCAGCGATAGCGCGGTCCATCTCCGGCATGGTGGGCCAGACGTTGGACCTGCACACCGTGTGTGAGGGCAGCCCAGTCAGGTACTCCTGATAGAAGGCCTGACCCGCGTCGGTAGCCCGTACGAAGCTCTCGTTCTCCGGCTCCTCGTCATCGGCGAGCCAGGCCACCAGTCCTGCGTTGACCAGCGGTCGGACGTGCAACCTGTAGCCCCCGAGCGTGTGGCTGTACTTCGAATCGTTGCCCTCGGCCGCACCCCGCAGAAGGCCCAGAGTGTGTGTCCAACTCACGTGACCCAGATTCGCCTTACTGTCCATGATGATCTTTCGTGTTCGGTGAGGAGGAGGTCGGGCACCGAACCCGGCGGCTGGCCAACGTTTCGCCTGAACGATCGGCCTGCCGCCGGGAACGCATCTGGAGGGGTGCCCGGGGGAAGGGGTCAGCGCTGCTTGGCGCGGAGTTGAAGCGTGCGCTCGTAGTTCTGGTACCGGGCTTTGGCGATTGCGGTGCGGTCCGAGCTGCGCAGAACGATGCCCTCGGGGCGGCCGCCCGCACCCGCGTCCAGGGCGACCAGCGTGGTGGAGAGGTGGTGTGTGAGGAAGGCGTGCATCCCCTCGATGTCGGTCGGCAGCTCGCTGGCCGCAACGGTGGCCAGGCGCGGCACCGTCTCGATGTCCGCCGCCGCAGCGATCTCGGTGAGATCGTCCTCCGTGTAGAAGAACTGGCCGCCGCCGTCGCGCCAGCTCGCGATGCCGGAGAGCGGCAGATCCAGGACCGAGGGCTCGACGGTCGCCACGTCGAAGAGGCGGTATCCGAGTGTCGTCCCGCCGGTGTACTGCTTACTCGCGGCACTGATCTTGTTGCCGCCGTAGACCTCCAGGTAGTACACGCGGATCCCGTAGTGGGGTGAGGTGATCCGATCGGCCAACGGACGGAGGGCTTCGACGATCCCGAGCCTGGAGTTCCAGACCCTGTCTCCGCGCGCGTAGAACAGTTCCTCGCGGCTGCCGAGGAGGTAGTCGCCC comes from Streptomyces sp. NBC_01454 and encodes:
- a CDS encoding RNA ligase family protein, whose translation is MPAVADLDLEALNSATKYPSILTYHELDPRNGGLLDTATPFSGDVILTEKVDGTNARIIALPGGDYLLGSREELFYARGDRVWNSRLGIVEALRPLADRITSPHYGIRVYYLEVYGGNKISAASKQYTGGTTLGYRLFDVATVEPSVLDLPLSGIASWRDGGGQFFYTEDDLTEIAAAADIETVPRLATVAASELPTDIEGMHAFLTHHLSTTLVALDAGAGGRPEGIVLRSSDRTAIAKARYQNYERTLQLRAKQR